From a single Capsicum annuum cultivar UCD-10X-F1 chromosome 12, UCD10Xv1.1, whole genome shotgun sequence genomic region:
- the LOC107851063 gene encoding acetylglutamate kinase: MLAAKTLPVSSPITKVSNFGDSGLIFPKSVSAIKANRNILSNPFQASCLKTSLESVVAPDIQSFPAATRVKILSEALPFIQKFRGKTIVVKYGGAAMKSEALQASVIADLVLLSCVGMRIVFVHGGGPEINQWLGKLGIKPNFLNGLRVTDASTMEIVSMVLVGKVNKHLVSLINKAGATAVGLSGIDGHLLTARPSPNSELGFVGDIASVDPSVLRPLIDNYHIPVIASVAADKSGQSYNINADTAAGELAAALGAEKLILLTDVAGILEDRNDPGSLVKQIDIKGVKKMTDDGKVAGGMIPKVSCCVRSLAQGVRTASIIDGRLEHSVLLEILTDEGAGTMITG; encoded by the coding sequence CCCTCCCAGTTTCTTCCCCAATCACTAAAGTCTCCAACTTTGGTGATTCCGGTCTCATTTTCCCAAAATCTGTTTCAGCGATCAAAGCCAATCGAAACATCCTTAGCAATCCTTTTCAAGCCTCATGCCTAAAAACGTCCTTGGAATCCGTCGTTGCACCTGATATTCAATCTTTCCCTGCAGCGACCCGAGTGAAAATCCTTTCTGAAGCACTACCGTTTATTCAGAAATTCCGAGGCAAGACCATTGTAGTGAAATATGGAGGAGCTGCAATGAAATCTGAGGCACTTCAGGCCTCTGTTATTGCTGATCTTGTCCTCCTTTCCTGTGTTGGTATGCGCATTGTCTTTGTCCATGGGGGTGGTCCTGAAATCAACCAATGGCTTGGTAAATTGGGAATCAAACCCAACTTTTTGAATGGTCTTCGTGTTACCGATGCCTCAACCATGGAGATTGTATCGATGGTTTTGGTGGGTAAAGTCAACAAACATTTGGTTTCCTTGATTAACAAGGCTGGGGCAACTGCAGTGGGATTATCAGGAATTGACGGACATCTTTTAACTGCACGTCCTTCCCCCAACTCCGAACTTGGTTTTGTTGGGGACATTGCTAGTGTGGACCCTAGTGTACTGCGTCCACTCATTGACAATTACCATATCCCGGTGATTGCCTCTGTTGCAGCTGATAAGAGTGGTCAATCCTACAATATTAATGCAGACACGGCAGCAGGTGAGTTGGCAGCAGCTCTTGGAGCTGAAAAGCTGATCTTGTTGACAGATGTGGCTGGAATTCTGGAGGACCGCAATGATCCTGGGAGTTTGGTGAAGCAGATTGACATAAAAGGCGTAAAGAAGATGACAGATGATGGCAAGGTTGCTGGTGGGATGATCCCCAAGGTGAGTTGTTGTGTCAGGTCGTTGGCTCAAGGGGTGAGGACTGCAAGTATTATTGATGGAAGGCTGGAGCATTCCGTACTTCTTGAGATTCTCACTGATGAAGGGGCTGGAACAATGATCACTGGCTAG